Proteins from a single region of Starkeya sp. ORNL1:
- a CDS encoding thioredoxin domain-containing protein, giving the protein MPNRLKDAASPYLLQHKDNPVDWWQWGPEAFAEARASGRPVLLSIGYAACHWCHVMAHESFEDTETAAVMNELFVNIKVDREERPEVDQIYMSALQHLGVQGGWPMTMFLDDEGAPFWGGTYFPKEARYGQPAFTDVLATMARVYAERDPRIIQNRAAILAKLTEKARPAGKVTIGLNELDDVASRIYGIMDPEHGGLRGAPKFPNTPFLELLWRAHERRPRETFRNAVLDALHGMSEGGIYDHIGGGYARYSVDERWLVPHFEKMLYDNAQLLELLALAFNATGAPLFRERAEETVGWLLREMVTEDGAFAASLDADSEGHEGRYYVWTLKEILAALGAEDAEFFARHYDIQPFGNWEGVSIPNRLMPKERTGAEEIRLAMLRDKLLKVREARVRPGLDDKVLADWNGLMIAALADAAMRLDRPEWLGPAKRAFRFIAESMTRGDNAERLGHSSRDGRLVFPGLSSDYAAMIRAALALHQATNETDYLNLAVKWSASLEAHHSHPEGGYFFTADDAEGLILRPDSTIDDAVTNPNALAARNLMRLAVVTGDDAYLARLDHLFDGLLPRVAPTLYSHAGLLNALDTRLRAPQIVVVGPQGEAADALLAASFRLPRVDVVVQRVSNPAALPSGHPAREKAEAVAGVAAFVCEGTVCSLPVTEPNRLLEVATSGLV; this is encoded by the coding sequence TTGCCCAACCGCCTGAAGGACGCCGCCAGCCCCTATTTGCTCCAGCACAAGGACAATCCGGTCGACTGGTGGCAATGGGGCCCGGAGGCCTTTGCCGAGGCCCGCGCCAGCGGACGGCCGGTGCTGCTTTCCATCGGCTACGCCGCCTGCCATTGGTGCCATGTCATGGCCCATGAGAGCTTCGAGGACACCGAGACCGCCGCCGTGATGAACGAGCTTTTCGTGAACATCAAGGTGGATCGCGAGGAGCGGCCGGAGGTCGACCAGATCTACATGTCCGCGCTCCAGCATCTAGGTGTGCAGGGCGGCTGGCCGATGACCATGTTCCTTGACGACGAGGGCGCGCCGTTCTGGGGCGGCACCTATTTCCCGAAAGAGGCCCGCTACGGCCAGCCGGCCTTCACCGATGTGCTCGCCACCATGGCCCGGGTCTATGCCGAGCGCGACCCGCGCATCATCCAGAACCGCGCCGCCATCCTCGCCAAGCTGACCGAGAAGGCGCGGCCCGCAGGCAAGGTCACGATCGGGCTCAATGAGCTCGACGACGTCGCCTCCCGCATTTACGGCATCATGGATCCCGAGCATGGTGGGCTGAGGGGCGCCCCGAAATTCCCCAATACGCCGTTCCTGGAATTGCTGTGGCGCGCCCACGAGCGGCGCCCGCGCGAGACGTTCCGCAACGCCGTGCTCGATGCGCTGCACGGCATGAGCGAGGGCGGCATCTACGACCACATCGGTGGCGGCTATGCCCGCTACTCGGTCGATGAGCGCTGGCTGGTGCCGCACTTCGAGAAGATGCTCTACGACAATGCCCAGCTGCTGGAATTGCTGGCACTGGCCTTCAACGCCACTGGCGCTCCCCTCTTCCGCGAGCGCGCCGAGGAGACGGTCGGTTGGCTGCTGCGAGAGATGGTGACGGAGGATGGCGCCTTTGCCGCCAGCCTCGACGCCGATTCCGAAGGCCATGAGGGCCGCTATTATGTCTGGACGCTGAAGGAAATTCTCGCCGCGCTCGGCGCGGAGGATGCCGAGTTCTTCGCCCGCCACTACGACATCCAGCCCTTCGGCAATTGGGAGGGCGTTTCGATCCCGAATCGACTGATGCCCAAGGAGCGCACCGGCGCTGAGGAGATCCGCCTCGCCATGCTGCGCGACAAGCTCCTGAAAGTCCGCGAGGCACGCGTCCGGCCTGGGCTCGACGACAAGGTGCTGGCCGACTGGAACGGGCTGATGATCGCCGCTCTGGCCGACGCCGCGATGCGGCTGGATCGGCCGGAATGGCTGGGGCCGGCCAAGCGCGCCTTCCGTTTCATCGCCGAATCGATGACGCGTGGAGACAATGCCGAGCGCCTCGGCCATAGCTCGCGGGACGGCCGGCTGGTGTTTCCGGGCCTGTCATCGGACTACGCGGCCATGATCCGGGCAGCGCTGGCGCTGCACCAGGCGACCAATGAGACCGACTATCTCAACCTTGCCGTCAAATGGAGCGCATCGCTGGAGGCCCACCACTCCCATCCGGAGGGCGGCTACTTCTTCACGGCGGATGATGCGGAGGGGCTGATCCTGCGCCCGGATTCGACTATCGACGATGCCGTCACCAATCCGAATGCCCTCGCCGCCCGCAATCTGATGCGGCTCGCCGTGGTGACTGGCGACGATGCCTATCTCGCCCGGCTTGATCACCTGTTCGACGGCCTGCTGCCGCGGGTGGCGCCAACCCTCTACAGCCATGCCGGCCTGCTGAACGCGCTCGACACCCGCCTGCGCGCGCCGCAGATCGTCGTGGTCGGTCCGCAAGGCGAGGCCGCCGACGCGCTGCTGGCGGCGTCCTTCCGCCTGCCGCGGGTCGATGTCGTGGTGCAGCGGGTCAGCAATCCCGCGGCGCTCCCCTCGGGCCACCCTGCCCGGGAGAAGGCCGAGGCGGTGGCCGGCGTCGCCGCCTTCGTCTGCGAAGGCACGGTGTGCTCGCTGCCGGTTACGGAACCGAATCGGCTACTCGAAGTGGCGACGTCGGGCTTGGTGTGA
- the mnmE gene encoding tRNA uridine-5-carboxymethylaminomethyl(34) synthesis GTPase MnmE, translating to MRAHQQSGNSPDTIAAVSTGSGRAAVAVIRVSGPQAGEAVRALAGKLPEPRRALLAKLRHPSSLERLDEGLVLWFPAPASATGEDMAEFQIHGGRAVVAAVLGALLAVPGVRPADAGEFTRRGFLNGRMDLSAVEGLADLIAADTEGQRRLAFAHAFGHLGQRAEQWRARLVRAMALIEAGIDFPDEDDIPAETRAAARPEVEVLHAELTAALADRRGGLLREGATIAIAGLPNAGKSSLMNALAARDVAIVSDEPGTTRDVLEVALDLAGHRVALIDTAGLREASGVVEAEGIRRARERIARADLVLWVHDASAGPAPGTHPDMLASEGAALWLVSNKSDAARAPVPSHPIWANCTLSLSAKTGVGIPALIDSLTEWTAARVAGAEHPVLIRERHRAAAGEAAGHLAEALAAWDGLSDELLAEELRRAAHAIGRITGRIDTDDLLDVVFREFCIGK from the coding sequence GTGCGTGCACATCAGCAAAGCGGGAATTCACCCGACACCATTGCCGCGGTCTCGACGGGTTCGGGCCGCGCCGCGGTGGCGGTGATCCGCGTTTCCGGCCCGCAGGCGGGGGAGGCGGTGCGGGCGCTCGCGGGCAAGCTGCCCGAGCCGCGCCGCGCCTTGCTGGCGAAGCTGCGGCACCCTTCGAGCCTCGAGCGGCTCGATGAAGGGCTAGTGCTGTGGTTCCCCGCGCCCGCCTCGGCGACCGGTGAGGACATGGCGGAGTTCCAGATCCACGGCGGCCGTGCCGTGGTCGCCGCCGTGCTCGGCGCGCTGTTAGCGGTGCCCGGCGTGCGGCCGGCGGACGCTGGCGAGTTCACCCGGCGCGGCTTCCTCAATGGCCGCATGGACCTCAGCGCTGTGGAGGGCCTGGCCGATCTGATCGCCGCCGACACCGAGGGCCAGCGCCGTCTCGCCTTTGCCCACGCCTTTGGCCATCTCGGTCAGCGCGCCGAGCAGTGGCGAGCTCGCCTCGTTCGCGCCATGGCGCTGATCGAGGCCGGCATCGACTTTCCGGATGAGGACGACATTCCGGCGGAGACCCGCGCGGCGGCGCGGCCAGAGGTCGAGGTGCTGCACGCCGAACTCACGGCCGCACTCGCCGATCGCCGCGGCGGACTGCTGCGCGAGGGCGCGACCATCGCCATTGCCGGCCTGCCGAACGCCGGCAAGTCCTCGCTGATGAATGCGCTGGCGGCGCGGGACGTCGCCATCGTCTCCGATGAGCCGGGCACCACGCGGGACGTGCTTGAGGTGGCGCTCGACCTCGCCGGGCATCGAGTGGCGCTGATCGACACCGCCGGTCTACGTGAGGCGTCGGGTGTGGTCGAGGCCGAGGGCATCCGCCGCGCGCGTGAGCGCATTGCGCGGGCCGATCTGGTGCTGTGGGTGCATGATGCGTCGGCCGGTCCGGCGCCCGGCACGCACCCGGACATGCTGGCGAGCGAGGGCGCGGCGCTGTGGCTGGTTTCGAACAAGAGCGACGCAGCGAGGGCGCCAGTGCCGAGCCACCCAATCTGGGCGAACTGCACGCTCAGCCTTTCCGCCAAGACGGGCGTGGGCATTCCGGCGCTCATCGATTCGCTGACGGAATGGACCGCGGCGCGCGTCGCTGGTGCGGAACATCCGGTGCTGATCCGGGAGCGGCATCGTGCTGCGGCAGGGGAGGCGGCCGGGCATCTCGCGGAGGCACTTGCGGCCTGGGATGGCTTGAGCGACGAACTGCTGGCTGAGGAACTGCGCCGCGCCGCCCATGCCATCGGGCGGATTACCGGGCGGATCGATACCGACGATCTGCTCGACGTGGTGTTTCGTGAGTTCTGCATTGGGAAGTGA